A region from the uncultured Draconibacterium sp. genome encodes:
- a CDS encoding nucleoside hydrolase — protein sequence MVSKLILVMLVPVLVCSCVSIQKDTSLAKMKVLIDTDANNELDDQHALAYAFLNDAVFDVVGVTVNNTRNGYGIQGQYDEAERIIKLFNKEGQVPLFMGADKSYAEIAPYISENGFDGQPAVDFIIAEALKMQDEKLVLAPVGKLTNIALAILKEPRIIDKVRVVWLGGNYPDPGEYNLDNDTTAVNPVVESGVDFEMVTVRYGAPSGTSAVSVVPDEIEQHMRGKGPVSDNTIIGRHGGEFNRFGDYSANLFAEAEMYGNPPSRALFDMVVLAVLKNESWGEKVEIPAPKLLGNSWVDVPGNPNKIIYWQNFNRDAIVHDLFELMQKTTPKQ from the coding sequence ATGGTTTCGAAATTGATTCTCGTAATGCTTGTTCCTGTTCTTGTTTGCTCGTGTGTTTCCATCCAAAAAGATACCTCACTGGCTAAAATGAAAGTACTGATTGATACTGATGCCAATAACGAGCTGGATGATCAACACGCCCTGGCTTACGCATTTTTAAACGATGCTGTTTTTGATGTTGTTGGCGTTACGGTAAATAATACCCGCAATGGTTACGGAATTCAGGGGCAATACGACGAAGCCGAACGGATTATAAAACTGTTTAATAAAGAAGGGCAGGTACCTTTGTTTATGGGGGCAGATAAAAGCTATGCGGAAATTGCCCCATACATTTCAGAAAATGGATTTGACGGTCAGCCGGCAGTTGATTTTATTATTGCAGAAGCCTTGAAAATGCAAGATGAAAAATTAGTGCTAGCGCCGGTGGGAAAACTCACCAATATTGCCCTGGCTATTTTAAAAGAACCGCGCATTATTGATAAAGTGCGTGTGGTTTGGCTGGGGGGCAATTATCCCGACCCCGGAGAATATAACCTGGATAACGATACAACAGCAGTAAATCCGGTTGTTGAATCGGGTGTGGATTTTGAGATGGTTACGGTGCGCTACGGAGCTCCGTCGGGTACTTCGGCAGTTTCTGTTGTGCCCGACGAAATTGAGCAACATATGCGGGGAAAAGGCCCGGTGTCCGACAACACCATTATTGGCAGGCATGGCGGCGAATTTAACCGCTTTGGCGATTATTCGGCCAATCTTTTTGCCGAAGCAGAAATGTATGGCAACCCGCCATCGCGCGCCTTATTTGATATGGTTGTACTGGCCGTTTTGAAAAACGAAAGCTGGGGCGAAAAAGTTGAAATACCAGCGCCAAAACTGCTTGGTAACAGCTGGGTGGATGTGCCCGGCAATCCCAACAAAATTATTTACTGGCAAAATTTTAATAGGGATGCCATTGTACACGACCTTTTTGAACTGATGCAAAAAACCACCCCAAAGCAATAA